From Vicinamibacterales bacterium:
CGCGCCCTGCGCTCCGGCCAGTTGCGCGACGCGGACCGGCTCGGCGGCTTCGTCCACGGGACCGCACGCAACCTGATCAACGGCTACCTGCGAGATCGCAGCCGGCTCAAGGAGGATCCGATCGATGCGGCGCTCTCCGTGACCGGCACGTCCGAGGCCGCCGACAACGACCGCGAGCGCGCGACGCTGGTCCGGCGCGCATTGGGAGCGCTCTCGTCGATCGACCGGAAGATCCTGTGGCTGACGCTGGTGGAGGGTCTGAAGCCCGGGGAGATCGCCGCACGGCTCGGCCTGACGTCGGAGGCCGTACGCACGCGGAAGTCGCGCGCGGTGAAGAAAACGACGCAGCGCATCAAATTTCTGTCACGAACATGACCGAGAACGCTACTAGGTCTCCGGAGCGCGGCATGGACTGTGAGCGGGTCGGTCGCGAAGAGATCCTCGACAGCTACCTGCTCGGAAGGCTGAACGAGGCGGATGCCCACGCGTTCGAAGCGCACTGCTTCGAGTGCGTGCGCTGCTTCGAGGATCTCGAGGCGCTCACGGCGATTCAGCGGGAACTGCGGCGTTCCGGCGGGGACTCCGCATCGGACGCGAGAGTTCCGGTGCTGCGATGGGCTCCGGCGGCCGGATTGGCTGCCGCCGCCGTGCTCGCCGCGGGCGTGATGTTCTGGATGCGAGCGCCGGCGACGACGCCGGAACCGCCGGGCGCGCAGGTGTCTTCGGCGCGGGAGACTCCGGTCCGGACGCCGGCTCCAACCGGGCAGGCGGGTGTGCCCGATCCGTCGCTCGCACAGCTCGCTCGGGTCGAGCCGCCGCCATACGAGCCGGTGACGTTGCGCGGTGCGGCAGACGAAGCCACGGCACGGTTCCGCCGCGGCATGGACCACTATCGAAAGGGGGACTACGATCGGGCGATCGTCGACCTCCGCGACGCATCACAGCTGGACCCCGGCGCCGCCCACGTGCGTTTCTTCCTGGGTATCTGCCATCTCATGTCGGGACAGGACGGCGCCGCGGTCGAACAGCTCCGCGCAACTCTTGCGCTCGGCGACTCGGCCTATCTCGAGGAGGCGCATTGGTACCTCGCGAAGGCCTATCTGCGTCGCAAGGACGTCGGCGCCGCCCGCGCGCAGTTGACGGCGCTGGTGGCGCTTCGCGGAGCGCGCCGCGCAGAGGCGCAGCGGCTGCTCAGCGACATCGAGACGCTCGAGAAGTAATCCGATTGACGCGGTAACCCACCGGCCACCGACGAGCAGAGGAGAGAGCCATGAGACTCGCATCGATTCGTCGGCTGCTGGTGGTGTGCGCAACGCTGCTGATCGCGACCTCGGCCGGTCGCGCGCAGGAGACGACGGGAACGATCCTCGGCGGGCTGACGGACCAGACCGGAGGCGTGCTGCCGGGCGTCAAGGTGGTCATCACGAGCGTGGAGACCGGGCACGCGCGGCAGGTCGTCACCGACGGCGCGGGTCAGTACACCGCAAGCCTGCCGATCGGACGCTACGACATCAGCTTCGTGCTGCGTGAGTTCCAGCCCTTCACGGCACGCGGGATTTCGTTGCACGTGAACGATCGATTACAGGTCAACGGCAGGCTGACGATCGGCGCCATCGAAACCATGACCGTGACGGCGCAGCATCTCGTGCAGCCGACGTCTTCGGTTCGGCACTTGATTCAGCCTCAGGCGATTCAGCAGCTGCCGATCGCCACCCGCACGTTCGTCCAGCTGGTCACGCTGGTGCCCGGCGTATCGAGCGACCTGCGCGAAGAGGCCTGTTTCTGCGACCAGGGCAACCTCAACATCTCGATCAACGGCAGCCGCCGCAGCGCGGTGAACTGGCTGCTCGACGGCGCCTCGAACGTCAACGGCTGGAGCAACTACACGCTCGTGACCACGCCGTCGCTGGATGCGCTGAAGGAGGTCAACGTCATCACCAGCACCTATTCGGCCGAATGGGCCCGCAACGGCGGGGGCGTCGTGAACGCGGTCACCAAGTCGGGCACCAACAGGTTCTCCGGAAGCGCTTACTACTTCCTTCGCAACGACGCGCTGAACGCCAACTCCTTCTTCCGAAAATTGAGCGCGCGCCCGGAGATCAACGGCGCTGCGCCGCGCCTTCGCTACGGCAATTTCGGCTACACGCTCGGCGGGCCGGCGCTGCCGGCGCGGAAGAAGCTCTTCTTCTTCTTCTCGGAAGAGTGGCGCCGCAGCACGCGCGACCGGCGGACGAGTGCGGTGCAGGCCGTTCCCGATCCGGCATGGCTGACGGATCCGCGCAACTCGAACTATGTGCCGCCGGAGGCGCGCGACCCGAATGCGGTAAAGCTGCTGGCGCTGTGGCCCGCAGCGAACGTCCCCGGGACCAATCGCTATGAGGCCACGATCGTCAACGGGTTCGACACGCGGCAGGAGTTCGTGCGCGCGGACTACAACGTCAACACCGCCTGGTCGGTGACGGGGCGCTACCTGCGCGATCAGGTCGACGCGCGCGGAGAGTACGTGACCTCCCCGTCCCTCGCCGCCGGTCATCGCTACCAGGTCGGGCACCTCGGCGTGGCCGAGGTGCGCCGCGCGCAGGGGCGGGTGGTGCTCGAATCGTCCTACCAGTTGTCGCGGCACCGGCAGGTGCGCAAGGACCGCACCTACACGCGAGACAGCCTCGGGATCACGAGTTCCGAGATCTTTCCCGAGAACCTGACCAACGCGATACCGACGATTACCATCGTGGG
This genomic window contains:
- a CDS encoding sigma-70 family RNA polymerase sigma factor, whose product is MVITGSGRGAAGAPSALLAPEEQRALVERIRAGDVSAEETLVRIFRDRVAFFAIARTRDPEAARDLTQDVMLAVVRALRSGQLRDADRLGGFVHGTARNLINGYLRDRSRLKEDPIDAALSVTGTSEAADNDRERATLVRRALGALSSIDRKILWLTLVEGLKPGEIAARLGLTSEAVRTRKSRAVKKTTQRIKFLSRT
- a CDS encoding tetratricopeptide repeat protein, yielding MDCERVGREEILDSYLLGRLNEADAHAFEAHCFECVRCFEDLEALTAIQRELRRSGGDSASDARVPVLRWAPAAGLAAAAVLAAGVMFWMRAPATTPEPPGAQVSSARETPVRTPAPTGQAGVPDPSLAQLARVEPPPYEPVTLRGAADEATARFRRGMDHYRKGDYDRAIVDLRDASQLDPGAAHVRFFLGICHLMSGQDGAAVEQLRATLALGDSAYLEEAHWYLAKAYLRRKDVGAARAQLTALVALRGARRAEAQRLLSDIETLEK